The proteins below are encoded in one region of Symbiobacterium terraclitae:
- a CDS encoding M42 family metallopeptidase, translated as MDQRLKMYEELTSAYGVPGFEEPVRQVMRKYLEPLSDEIIYDNLGSIAGVKRGKAGGPRIMVAGHLDEVGWMVTQITDKGFLKLQPLGGWWSQVMLSQRVKVLTRKGELVGVIGSKPPHALSQEERNKVVQIKDMFVDIGASSRDEAKEWGVRPGDPVVPHCDFHVMPNPKILLNKAWDNRAGCAAAIMVLEELKGQEHPNEVYAVGNVQEEVGLRGATTMANTIEPDIAFALDVGIAGDVPGSDGQYQGNLGEGPLIVVYDASMVPHRGLRDLVIDTAEELNIPLQFQSMAGGGTDAGKMHLFGRGVPSLAIGFATRYIHSHVSLIHRDDMENAAKLVAAVIKKLDADTVAQLRRYV; from the coding sequence GTGGATCAGCGGCTGAAGATGTACGAGGAACTGACGAGCGCTTACGGAGTTCCGGGTTTCGAGGAGCCGGTGCGCCAGGTGATGCGCAAGTACCTGGAGCCGCTCTCCGATGAGATCATCTACGACAACCTGGGGTCGATCGCGGGCGTCAAGCGCGGCAAGGCCGGGGGTCCCCGCATCATGGTGGCCGGCCACCTGGACGAGGTGGGCTGGATGGTCACCCAGATCACCGACAAGGGCTTCCTGAAGCTCCAGCCTCTCGGCGGCTGGTGGAGCCAGGTGATGCTCTCCCAGCGGGTGAAGGTGCTGACGCGCAAGGGTGAGCTGGTGGGCGTCATCGGCTCCAAGCCGCCGCACGCCCTCAGCCAGGAGGAGCGCAACAAGGTCGTCCAGATCAAGGACATGTTCGTCGACATCGGCGCCAGCTCGCGGGACGAGGCGAAGGAGTGGGGCGTCCGCCCGGGCGACCCCGTCGTGCCGCACTGCGACTTCCACGTGATGCCCAACCCGAAGATCCTGCTGAACAAGGCGTGGGACAACCGGGCCGGCTGCGCGGCGGCCATCATGGTGCTCGAGGAGCTCAAGGGCCAGGAGCATCCCAATGAGGTCTACGCGGTGGGCAACGTGCAGGAGGAGGTCGGCCTGCGGGGGGCGACCACCATGGCCAACACGATCGAGCCCGACATCGCCTTCGCGCTGGACGTGGGCATCGCCGGCGACGTCCCCGGCAGCGACGGCCAGTATCAGGGGAACCTGGGCGAGGGGCCGCTGATCGTGGTCTACGACGCCTCGATGGTGCCGCACCGCGGCCTGCGCGACCTCGTGATCGACACCGCCGAGGAGCTGAACATCCCGCTCCAGTTCCAGTCCATGGCGGGCGGCGGAACCGACGCGGGCAAGATGCACCTGTTCGGCCGGGGCGTGCCGTCGCTGGCCATCGGGTTCGCCACGCGGTACATCCACAGCCACGTGTCGCTGATCCACCGCGACGACATGGAGAACGCCGCCAAGCTGGTGGCGGCGGTCATCAAGAAGCTGGACGCGGATACCGTGGCTCAGCTCAGGCGCTACGTGTAA
- the hpt gene encoding hypoxanthine phosphoribosyltransferase encodes MARKLKGQLLSAEQIAARVRELGAEISRDLAGQTVLVVGVLKGAFVFCADLLRCLTVPAEVDFMAVSSYGSATESSGVIRILKDLDASVTGKHVLLVEDIVDSGLTLRYLKEYLEHQNPASLRVCVLLDKPARRQTQVAVDYVGFTIPDEFIVGYGIDYAEQYRHLPYIGIVGEDG; translated from the coding sequence ATGGCCAGGAAACTCAAGGGGCAGCTGCTGTCCGCTGAGCAGATCGCCGCGCGCGTGCGCGAACTGGGGGCCGAGATCAGCCGCGACCTGGCGGGGCAGACCGTCCTGGTGGTGGGCGTCCTCAAGGGTGCGTTCGTCTTCTGCGCCGATCTGCTGCGCTGCCTGACGGTGCCGGCGGAGGTCGACTTCATGGCGGTCTCCAGCTACGGCAGCGCCACGGAGTCGTCGGGCGTCATCCGCATCCTGAAGGACCTGGATGCGTCCGTGACCGGCAAGCACGTGCTGCTGGTGGAGGACATCGTGGACAGCGGCCTGACCCTGCGGTACCTGAAGGAGTACCTCGAACACCAGAACCCCGCCAGCCTGAGGGTCTGCGTGCTGCTGGACAAGCCCGCACGCAGGCAGACCCAGGTGGCGGTGGACTACGTGGGGTTCACGATTCCCGACGAGTTCATCGTCGGCTACGGCATCGACTATGCCGAGCAGTACCGGCACCTGCCGTACATCGGCATCGTCGGCGAGGACGGTTAG
- a CDS encoding GntR family transcriptional regulator has protein sequence MISVQAFRLDPTSSLPVREQIKAQIRYQVAAGLLYPGDQLPSLRDLAAGLAVNVNTAVRAVEDLVREGYLVSHQGRGVFVAEDPPGAAPGAALRSLLAGALASASEWGMSPSALAEAVTAQSQLARSPQPASGRVVLAATSRADLRALQRQLEAVLPGTTVVPSLPEELGHTAPSTPVAATLFHAAALEERGAVALAGKEDLEALRRLAALPRGTPVAVAAADWVQAARVRQSLERGGMGHLAFRLATSPVDLAAALDGAAVLLAAPSGRRMAEEARAARPDLPCLFEPISPPPEAVSALRHRLSAPQRPSRVAVRSSWV, from the coding sequence GTGATCAGCGTGCAGGCCTTCCGGCTGGATCCCACCAGCAGCCTCCCCGTGCGGGAGCAGATCAAGGCACAGATCCGGTACCAGGTCGCCGCCGGGCTGCTCTACCCCGGCGACCAGCTGCCCTCGCTGCGGGACCTGGCGGCGGGCCTGGCCGTGAACGTCAACACGGCGGTCCGGGCCGTCGAGGACCTGGTGCGGGAGGGCTACCTCGTCAGCCATCAGGGGCGGGGCGTCTTCGTCGCCGAGGATCCCCCCGGCGCCGCACCGGGCGCAGCCCTGCGCTCCCTGCTGGCGGGGGCGCTGGCCTCGGCGTCCGAGTGGGGCATGTCCCCGTCCGCCCTGGCCGAGGCCGTGACGGCCCAGTCCCAGCTGGCGCGGTCGCCCCAGCCCGCATCGGGGCGGGTGGTGCTGGCGGCCACGTCCCGGGCCGACCTGCGGGCGCTCCAGCGGCAGCTGGAGGCCGTGCTGCCGGGGACGACGGTGGTCCCCTCGCTGCCTGAGGAGCTGGGCCACACGGCGCCCTCCACCCCGGTGGCCGCCACGCTGTTCCACGCGGCGGCGCTGGAGGAGCGGGGGGCGGTCGCCCTCGCCGGGAAGGAGGATCTGGAGGCCCTGCGCCGGCTGGCGGCCCTCCCGCGGGGCACGCCGGTGGCCGTGGCCGCCGCCGACTGGGTGCAGGCCGCCCGCGTCCGGCAGAGCCTGGAGCGCGGCGGGATGGGCCACCTCGCCTTCCGCCTCGCGACCAGCCCCGTCGATCTCGCCGCCGCCCTGGACGGCGCGGCTGTCCTGCTGGCGGCTCCCAGCGGCCGCAGAATGGCCGAGGAGGCCCGGGCTGCGCGCCCGGACCTCCCCTGCCTGTTCGAACCCATCAGCCCGCCTCCCGAGGCCGTCAGCGCCCTGCGCCACCGCCTCAGTGCGCCGCAGCGCCCGTCCCGGGTGGCGGTGCGCTCCTCCTGGGTCTAA